The following coding sequences are from one Leptospira mayottensis 200901116 window:
- a CDS encoding LIC_10463 family lipoprotein — MRNSLRIIVTMTACVVIYCQANGGSERLVFIQNEQNGIVRLQSFVHGKIYPEKSIQNYEFTLNQSENVLGIFQVDSTDSDLRVRLLKKGFLFDSKRECTNTNLGNTYSCKIEIPLLEKGQYHLTVYKNTNVNETDFNLFVGIFGKGYVNVKAAANH, encoded by the coding sequence ATGCGAAATTCGTTAAGAATCATTGTGACGATGACAGCTTGTGTGGTTATCTACTGTCAAGCAAATGGAGGTTCCGAACGGCTCGTTTTTATTCAAAACGAGCAAAACGGAATCGTCCGCCTTCAGTCGTTCGTCCACGGAAAAATATATCCCGAAAAGAGTATTCAAAATTATGAATTTACCCTCAATCAGTCCGAAAACGTATTAGGAATTTTTCAAGTCGATTCCACGGATTCGGACTTGAGGGTTCGACTTCTAAAAAAGGGATTTCTTTTTGATTCTAAGAGGGAATGTACGAATACGAACTTAGGGAACACGTATTCCTGTAAGATCGAAATTCCATTATTGGAAAAGGGTCAATACCATCTAACTGTTTATAAAAATACCAATGTGAATGAAACTGATTTTAATCTTTTTGTGGGAATATTTGGGAAGGGTTATGTCAATGTCAAAGCGGCGGCTAATCATTAG
- a CDS encoding Bor/Iss family lipoprotein: MSKRRLIIRISIIFLILSLYANCQNVQMSFPQKPLKSCVPPVLRRQCKNDLEERARLNAQPPKVYEVSQSFYFWGIVPRKYQIDATGYCPNGIKEVRQYSTFLDFIYEQLTLGIYSPRTLNLICYN, encoded by the coding sequence ATGTCAAAGCGGCGGCTAATCATTAGGATCTCGATAATATTTTTGATTTTGAGTTTATACGCAAACTGTCAAAACGTACAAATGAGTTTTCCTCAAAAACCACTTAAGTCTTGTGTACCGCCTGTTCTTCGAAGGCAATGTAAAAACGATTTGGAAGAAAGAGCCAGACTCAACGCGCAACCGCCTAAGGTATACGAAGTCTCCCAATCCTTTTACTTCTGGGGAATAGTTCCTAGAAAGTATCAGATTGATGCGACGGGTTATTGTCCGAACGGAATCAAAGAGGTGCGTCAATATTCCACGTTTTTGGATTTTATCTACGAGCAATTGACACTCGGGATTTATTCCCCGAGAACCTTAAATCTGATTTGTTATAATTGA
- a CDS encoding LA_3781 family PerA/PerB upregulated protein has product MKLFKIIFFIFVTLTTEVCYNTTLRVYNTSSSLPLKPEPEQTFKQGGYLFGIINAFETPKIQCAEGKPEILILRSFWDTVIHWTIGGIYTQRTIQIFCKKDMAGQKSLGPG; this is encoded by the coding sequence ATGAAACTATTTAAAATAATATTCTTTATTTTTGTAACTTTGACTACCGAGGTTTGTTACAATACTACATTAAGAGTTTATAATACATCGAGTTCTCTTCCTTTGAAACCCGAGCCAGAACAAACTTTCAAACAAGGAGGATATTTATTCGGTATAATCAATGCATTTGAGACTCCGAAGATTCAATGCGCTGAAGGGAAGCCGGAGATTCTGATTCTAAGAAGTTTTTGGGACACCGTCATCCATTGGACGATTGGTGGAATTTATACTCAAAGAACCATACAAATATTTTGCAAAAAAGATATGGCCGGTCAGAAGTCTTTAGGGCCAGGGTAA
- a CDS encoding VOC family protein has product MQPRINIITLGVKDFEKAVRFYEEGLGFPKMKFEGNVAFFTLNGTWFALYPLEELAADVGVSAEGNGFRGFTLAYNGQSKEEVNQVIVKAERAGAKIVKQPQDVFWGGYSGYFEDPEGYYWEVAWNPTFYPGPKDF; this is encoded by the coding sequence ATGCAACCAAGAATCAATATTATTACTCTCGGTGTAAAAGACTTCGAAAAGGCGGTTCGTTTTTACGAGGAAGGTCTCGGATTCCCCAAAATGAAATTTGAGGGAAATGTCGCCTTTTTTACGTTAAACGGAACTTGGTTTGCTTTGTACCCTCTGGAAGAACTCGCCGCAGATGTAGGCGTTTCCGCGGAAGGAAACGGTTTCAGGGGATTTACCCTCGCCTACAACGGACAATCCAAGGAAGAAGTGAACCAAGTAATTGTAAAAGCGGAACGGGCCGGAGCAAAAATCGTTAAACAACCTCAAGACGTTTTTTGGGGCGGTTATTCCGGTTACTTCGAAGATCCGGAGGGATATTATTGGGAAGTAGCCTGGAATCCCACTTTTTACCCTGGCCCTAAAGACTTCTGA
- a CDS encoding B9T54_RS14040 family protein, translated as MISYNKIKNKTPLSFNDIDFEELEKTLKIQIDDFSRESIRRSDNLRRILAFRKFDSFHKNTNLMPLEFFEEK; from the coding sequence ATGATTTCTTATAACAAAATAAAAAATAAGACACCTCTCAGTTTTAATGATATTGATTTCGAAGAATTGGAAAAAACTCTGAAAATTCAGATCGACGATTTCTCAAGAGAATCAATTCGTCGAAGCGATAATCTTAGACGAATTTTAGCTTTTAGAAAATTCGATAGTTTTCACAAGAATACAAACCTTATGCCACTGGAATTTTTCGAAGAAAAATGA
- a CDS encoding helix-turn-helix domain-containing protein: MELKTPGQRIKFIRTEGTGEKITQNQFASAIFISQALLSRIESDDIEVTEQTAFIIEVVFNYKKDWVLNGVGPRITNVVKFREDLTIKIEEWSRLIRRAEKIPNAKSIIEKYINLIEKDRDTVNLIVARLSEK, encoded by the coding sequence ATGGAACTAAAAACACCAGGGCAAAGGATCAAATTCATTAGAACCGAAGGGACCGGGGAAAAAATAACGCAAAATCAATTTGCTTCTGCGATTTTTATTTCTCAGGCACTTTTGAGTAGAATTGAATCGGATGATATTGAGGTAACAGAACAAACCGCTTTTATTATTGAAGTAGTTTTTAATTATAAAAAAGATTGGGTTCTTAATGGAGTGGGACCGAGGATAACGAATGTTGTCAAATTTCGCGAGGATCTTACAATTAAAATAGAAGAATGGAGTCGTTTAATCCGTCGGGCTGAAAAGATTCCAAACGCAAAGTCAATTATCGAAAAATATATAAATTTAATAGAAAAAGATCGAGACACGGTTAATTTAATTGTAGCACGGCTTTCAGAGAAATAA
- a CDS encoding LIC10906 family membrane protein produces the protein MNFSNYLCISVSLYIFFLGMYIFRFPDRKKIQRYFLILSGFFSIWISAFVIRQFISYEYRHYAFDWMLIPTIFFPILFDRIVSLISNPDHKSPKWQLVIISIFVMYFLWASISCSFSILDDKDGFKYTSTIHYHIFIGYQIGFVGYNILKLIRSIFLFSGEQRVRLTLMVIGVFIILIFTLIFIYILPLLGIFYGFLSSIGALIFFTFWAVAILQYNAFEIKAAVLSGQKVSFFNRVVLIPFLILFRYLDPNEFRDKSIAFKTALTTDMLYTDMNLLFNTDFELDRRAEVLARKYYRYIK, from the coding sequence ATGAATTTTTCGAATTATCTTTGTATTAGTGTTTCGCTATATATTTTCTTTTTGGGAATGTATATTTTTAGATTTCCGGATCGTAAAAAGATACAAAGATATTTTCTGATTCTATCTGGTTTTTTTTCGATTTGGATTTCGGCTTTTGTAATACGCCAATTTATAAGCTATGAGTATCGCCATTATGCCTTTGATTGGATGTTAATCCCTACGATTTTCTTTCCAATTCTTTTTGATCGGATTGTTTCTCTTATTTCTAACCCAGATCATAAATCACCGAAGTGGCAATTAGTAATTATTTCAATTTTTGTAATGTATTTTTTATGGGCATCAATTTCCTGCTCGTTTAGCATTCTGGACGACAAAGACGGATTTAAATATACTTCCACGATTCATTATCATATCTTTATCGGATACCAAATAGGATTTGTGGGATATAACATTCTAAAATTAATCAGATCCATCTTTTTATTTTCCGGGGAACAAAGAGTTCGGTTAACTTTGATGGTAATCGGAGTTTTTATTATTTTAATTTTTACGCTTATCTTTATATATATACTTCCTCTATTAGGAATTTTTTATGGGTTCTTATCTTCGATAGGTGCATTGATATTTTTCACATTTTGGGCAGTTGCTATTTTACAATACAATGCTTTTGAAATCAAAGCCGCCGTTCTTTCCGGTCAAAAGGTTTCTTTTTTCAATCGGGTAGTTTTAATTCCATTTCTAATTCTTTTTCGTTATTTAGATCCGAACGAATTTAGAGATAAATCCATTGCGTTCAAGACAGCTCTCACAACAGATATGCTTTATACTGATATGAATCTTTTATTTAATACGGATTTCGAATTAGATAGACGGGCTGAAGTATTAGCAAGAAAATATTACCGATATATTAAGTAA
- a CDS encoding LBL_2463 family protein, whose product MIKTLETSSENQKIKSRLNGFQLHIWDSTQNKELLKPVKEFSKQIYKDAGYSEYETIDLDNWSTWFFVTFDGHLQAATRIVEKTQENLIPLEIVKRFPSGEHYNLKDINVADWNSVSFKQTIIGFQAFKIAATELAQYCLIRKFSIVYGMINPAWKGLQRVYFDNGAIPSEEHSEMVYYPGCFLNGELALFQLIEIKENALQNIASKL is encoded by the coding sequence ATGATAAAAACTTTAGAAACCTCCTCAGAAAATCAAAAAATCAAATCAAGATTAAATGGATTCCAATTGCACATTTGGGATAGTACACAAAACAAAGAATTATTAAAACCGGTAAAAGAATTCAGTAAACAAATCTACAAAGATGCAGGCTACTCGGAATATGAAACCATTGACTTAGACAACTGGTCAACATGGTTTTTTGTAACCTTCGATGGACATCTTCAAGCCGCGACTAGAATTGTAGAAAAAACACAAGAAAACTTGATTCCTTTGGAGATCGTCAAAAGATTTCCATCCGGAGAACACTATAATCTCAAAGATATTAACGTAGCCGATTGGAACTCGGTTAGTTTTAAACAAACAATTATTGGATTTCAAGCTTTCAAAATTGCCGCAACTGAATTGGCCCAGTACTGCCTGATTCGAAAATTTAGCATAGTTTACGGTATGATTAATCCAGCATGGAAAGGATTACAGCGAGTGTATTTTGATAATGGAGCAATTCCCTCCGAAGAACATTCAGAAATGGTTTACTACCCCGGATGTTTTCTAAATGGTGAACTAGCTCTCTTTCAGTTGATAGAAATCAAAGAAAACGCTTTACAAAATATCGCGTCAAAATTGTAG
- the add gene encoding adenosine deaminase, with protein sequence MALTFGEILDRIRIIDRDVTELSRLKSRLPADRPYSSSLQISFDKQINELLNERVGLMELEVLDPPSWILGVPTIGVPQETPVPIKGLFPSGDLSKEKPDDQDVINFLRELPKTEIHLHLEACVNKDTMKRLMAKNGISVTDEEFEAKFNFKDLNGFIQVFFFIQSLVKEPADFSFFVESLSEYMRANNIVYTEVFFAPSKFIQNGLDFEEMVNFLINRIREEKENDGITIRLLVDVSRSFGPENAMNNLNRVLKLRHPEVIGIGLGGAELMGPARDYQAVFQKAREAGLRVVAHSGEDDGPWAIWEAVELLKAERIGHGTSAIQDPELVKYLRENHIPIEICVTSNVFTGKYVRKEQNHPVRYYYDQGLPLSINTDDPEIFNVNLTYEYYKLWRFLDFSLDEIVDLIRQGVFASFHPNKESLWSEMEKKIYLVKARYGLKR encoded by the coding sequence GTGGCCTTAACTTTTGGGGAAATTCTAGACAGAATTCGGATCATCGACCGGGATGTTACCGAACTGAGTCGCCTAAAATCCAGGCTTCCCGCAGATCGACCTTATTCGTCTTCTTTACAAATTTCTTTCGATAAACAGATCAATGAACTCTTAAACGAAAGGGTCGGGCTCATGGAACTCGAAGTTCTGGATCCACCTTCTTGGATTCTAGGAGTTCCCACAATCGGGGTTCCACAGGAAACACCGGTTCCGATCAAAGGGCTTTTTCCATCCGGAGATTTATCCAAGGAAAAACCGGACGATCAAGACGTAATAAACTTCCTTCGGGAACTTCCCAAGACGGAAATCCATCTCCATCTTGAGGCTTGTGTCAACAAAGACACCATGAAACGGTTGATGGCAAAGAATGGAATCAGCGTAACGGACGAAGAGTTCGAAGCTAAATTCAACTTCAAAGATCTCAATGGATTTATTCAGGTATTTTTTTTCATCCAATCCCTTGTAAAAGAACCTGCCGATTTTTCATTTTTCGTGGAAAGTCTCTCAGAATATATGAGAGCCAACAACATCGTATATACGGAGGTATTTTTTGCTCCGTCTAAGTTCATCCAGAACGGGCTTGATTTTGAAGAGATGGTAAACTTTCTCATAAATCGCATCCGAGAGGAAAAAGAAAACGACGGGATCACCATACGATTGTTAGTCGACGTATCTCGTTCTTTCGGACCGGAAAACGCGATGAACAATTTGAACCGAGTTTTGAAACTCAGACATCCCGAGGTGATCGGAATCGGACTAGGTGGCGCGGAGCTTATGGGACCTGCGAGAGACTACCAAGCCGTTTTCCAAAAAGCAAGAGAAGCAGGTCTGAGAGTGGTAGCACATTCTGGAGAAGACGACGGCCCTTGGGCGATTTGGGAAGCAGTGGAACTGCTCAAAGCTGAAAGGATAGGGCACGGAACCTCTGCTATCCAAGATCCCGAACTGGTAAAATATCTGAGAGAGAATCATATCCCTATCGAAATTTGTGTGACGTCTAATGTCTTCACCGGAAAATACGTCCGAAAGGAACAGAATCACCCCGTTCGTTATTATTATGATCAGGGACTTCCTCTCAGCATCAACACGGACGATCCAGAAATATTCAATGTAAATCTTACATACGAATATTATAAACTATGGAGATTCTTGGATTTCTCTTTGGATGAAATTGTGGATCTAATCCGCCAGGGAGTTTTCGCCTCTTTTCATCCGAACAAAGAATCACTTTGGTCGGAAATGGAAAAAAAGATTTATCTCGTAAAAGCAAGATACGGTCTGAAACGATAA
- a CDS encoding DegT/DnrJ/EryC1/StrS family aminotransferase, with the protein MITARKTFLPFALPCISERAIEEVSAVLRSGWITSGPKVKEFEEEFARYTGADYALALNSATAGLHLALEAIGMSREDAAICPAVTFTATAEVICYFDAEPILTDVDPIFNLMTPTTLRTTIERECIYQNGTLFHKKTGKTVRAILPVHLAGVICDMEGILEIAKEYHLYVIEDAAHAFPAVHKGRKIGTFGDFTVFSFYATKGITTGEGGMVTTNHSHFAERIKLMRLHGINRETYDRPGWYYEVVSPGFKYNMADIAAALGIVQLSEADDLWKRRISIAELYKKEFSDLPFLHLPLNAPNGEHSWHLFRVEVDCVSSKMDRDIFASELKKRNIGSSLHFIPLYEHPFYGSRFGFKKELFPNSNAMYARSLSIPLFPGMKEEDVQDVIKAVKEIFGAL; encoded by the coding sequence ATGATTACAGCACGCAAAACCTTTCTACCATTTGCTCTTCCTTGTATTTCCGAAAGGGCCATCGAAGAGGTTTCCGCGGTCCTCCGCTCCGGATGGATTACTTCGGGGCCAAAAGTAAAGGAATTCGAGGAAGAATTTGCGCGTTACACCGGAGCCGATTACGCTCTCGCTCTCAATTCAGCGACCGCCGGGCTTCACTTGGCTTTGGAAGCGATCGGAATGAGTCGTGAAGATGCCGCCATCTGTCCTGCGGTGACGTTCACCGCAACCGCTGAAGTAATCTGCTACTTCGATGCGGAACCTATTCTTACGGATGTGGATCCGATTTTCAATTTGATGACTCCCACAACCCTTCGCACCACCATAGAAAGAGAATGTATTTATCAAAATGGAACCCTATTTCACAAAAAAACCGGTAAAACAGTAAGAGCCATTCTTCCTGTACATCTCGCGGGAGTTATCTGCGACATGGAAGGTATATTAGAAATCGCTAAAGAATATCATCTTTATGTGATAGAGGATGCGGCTCACGCTTTCCCTGCCGTTCATAAAGGAAGAAAGATCGGAACTTTCGGCGATTTTACCGTTTTCAGTTTTTATGCGACCAAAGGAATCACAACCGGAGAAGGAGGGATGGTAACAACCAACCATTCTCATTTTGCCGAAAGAATCAAACTCATGCGCCTGCACGGAATCAATCGGGAAACCTACGATCGTCCCGGGTGGTATTACGAAGTTGTTTCTCCTGGTTTTAAATACAATATGGCGGATATAGCCGCGGCTCTCGGGATTGTTCAACTTTCCGAAGCAGATGATCTTTGGAAGCGAAGAATTTCAATAGCCGAATTATACAAAAAAGAATTTTCTGATCTTCCGTTTTTACACCTTCCTCTTAACGCGCCGAACGGAGAACATTCCTGGCATCTTTTCCGAGTGGAAGTGGATTGCGTTTCTTCGAAAATGGATCGTGATATCTTCGCATCCGAATTAAAAAAACGGAATATAGGTTCCAGCCTTCATTTTATTCCTCTTTACGAGCATCCTTTTTACGGTTCTCGTTTCGGTTTTAAAAAAGAACTTTTCCCCAACTCGAACGCGATGTATGCGAGATCGCTTTCCATTCCGCTCTTTCCCGGAATGAAAGAAGAAGACGTTCAAGACGTAATCAAAGCGGTCAAAGAAATTTTCGGCGCCCTTTAA
- a CDS encoding serine hydrolase domain-containing protein encodes MIYRFESILICLVVLFVFTCNLTTNRRIIDKEERMRNYLLKYAGNGCNPGLQYAVTSPRELLYSSSVGSADIVGNVPLTKESQMMIHSMSKTFTAVAVLQLIDQGKLFLDDSARRYLPYIPYDEKVTIRHLLAQTSGIPDPIPLSWVHTAQEDGSFDEDRALREILEKYSKLNFEPGKRYSYSNISYWLLGKIVEKISGVSYKEYMTSKIFKKLNLSESEMGFSIPIGPRHVKGYLRKFSFLNLFKSFLLDSKFFGEYEGNWLHIRDHYLNGPSFGGIISNAESISFFLRDQLSEESVLFSHNVKSLFYQPQNDNQGNSVEMSLGWHIRSLNGNRYYFKEGGGGGFHSEMRIYPDRGIATVVISNDTEFNTRDFLNETDPEFFSK; translated from the coding sequence ATGATTTATAGATTCGAATCGATATTGATCTGCCTTGTGGTTTTGTTTGTATTCACGTGTAATCTTACGACAAATCGCAGAATTATAGATAAGGAAGAACGAATGCGCAATTATCTTTTGAAATACGCCGGGAATGGTTGTAATCCTGGTCTGCAATATGCGGTCACATCTCCTCGGGAGTTACTTTATAGTTCAAGCGTAGGATCGGCGGATATAGTGGGAAATGTGCCTTTGACCAAGGAATCACAAATGATGATTCATTCTATGTCTAAAACGTTCACTGCGGTAGCAGTTCTTCAATTGATAGACCAGGGAAAACTTTTTCTAGATGATTCGGCGCGCAGATATCTGCCGTATATACCGTACGATGAGAAAGTGACAATCCGCCATTTATTAGCGCAAACTTCTGGTATTCCTGATCCAATTCCCTTAAGCTGGGTTCATACCGCACAAGAGGACGGTTCGTTTGACGAGGATCGCGCACTCCGTGAAATCTTAGAAAAATATTCGAAACTGAATTTCGAGCCTGGAAAACGATACTCTTACTCAAACATATCCTATTGGCTTCTTGGTAAGATTGTGGAGAAAATTTCTGGAGTTTCTTATAAGGAATATATGACTTCTAAAATATTCAAGAAGTTGAATCTTTCTGAGTCTGAGATGGGTTTTTCGATTCCCATAGGACCGAGACACGTTAAGGGATATCTCAGAAAATTTTCGTTTCTGAATCTTTTTAAATCTTTCCTGTTGGATTCCAAGTTTTTCGGAGAATACGAAGGAAATTGGCTGCATATCCGTGATCACTATTTGAACGGTCCATCCTTCGGCGGAATCATTTCTAACGCTGAATCAATAAGTTTCTTTTTGCGGGATCAGTTAAGTGAGGAATCCGTCCTTTTTTCCCACAATGTGAAGTCTCTTTTTTACCAACCTCAAAACGACAATCAAGGAAACTCAGTAGAAATGAGTTTGGGCTGGCATATTCGGTCTTTGAATGGAAATCGGTATTATTTCAAGGAGGGCGGGGGCGGCGGATTCCATAGCGAAATGAGGATTTATCCCGACCGAGGAATCGCGACCGTAGTAATCTCCAATGATACAGAATTTAATACCCGAGATTTTTTGAACGAGACCGATCCTGAATTCTTCTCCAAGTAA
- a CDS encoding alpha/beta fold hydrolase, with the protein MKSMYELFLNYYHWKKKKYMKETLGFRDFEVETGGNSIYFLEKNQKQNKTILLIHGLLDSATGLRKVAPKIRQDYRILIPDIPGFGKSKLPPLKYLYQIDVFGDLIYEAIRKLQLTKLVLGGHSMGALIAMHVALRDREKRISKLVLISPGGVPHPQRDEMKELLFPKNEDDLLKLIEALYYETPELPGKIARKALIRSWNELPNQFLTANTLEREEEIFLGKKLGEIKIPALIVSGKEDPITDVAMTKKLHSYLKKSKLVLLPEAKHAIHMEKPEELSLEINRYLN; encoded by the coding sequence ATGAAATCGATGTACGAATTATTCCTCAACTATTATCATTGGAAAAAGAAAAAATACATGAAAGAAACTCTCGGGTTTCGGGATTTTGAAGTAGAAACTGGAGGAAATTCAATTTATTTTCTGGAAAAAAACCAGAAACAAAATAAGACGATTCTTTTGATCCACGGTCTTCTGGATTCAGCAACAGGACTTAGAAAAGTGGCTCCTAAAATTCGGCAGGACTATCGAATATTGATTCCGGATATACCCGGATTTGGGAAAAGCAAACTCCCGCCGCTAAAGTATCTGTATCAAATAGATGTATTCGGAGATTTGATTTACGAGGCGATCCGAAAACTGCAACTCACCAAACTTGTATTAGGCGGTCATTCCATGGGAGCCTTGATCGCAATGCACGTCGCTCTCCGAGACCGCGAAAAAAGAATTTCTAAATTAGTTTTGATCTCTCCCGGCGGAGTCCCACATCCCCAACGGGACGAGATGAAAGAACTTCTGTTTCCTAAAAACGAAGACGACCTTTTAAAACTGATTGAGGCTTTGTACTACGAAACTCCGGAATTGCCGGGAAAAATCGCGAGAAAGGCACTCATTCGATCTTGGAACGAACTTCCAAATCAATTTCTTACCGCAAATACTTTGGAAAGAGAAGAAGAAATTTTTCTTGGAAAAAAACTGGGAGAAATCAAAATTCCGGCGTTGATCGTGTCGGGCAAGGAAGATCCAATAACGGATGTCGCAATGACGAAGAAACTACATTCTTATCTGAAAAAGAGTAAGCTCGTTCTACTTCCCGAGGCAAAACATGCAATTCACATGGAAAAACCGGAAGAACTTTCTTTAGAGATAAATCGTTATCTCAATTGA